One Methylosarcina fibrata AML-C10 DNA segment encodes these proteins:
- the queC gene encoding 7-cyano-7-deazaguanine synthase QueC → MPKKAVILLSGGLDSITTLALAKSQGYLCHALSFNYGQRHNAELIAARKIAAAYQVAEHKIIHLGLDSIGGSALTDETIAVPTSPQDGIPATYVPARNTIFLSFALGWAEVLQARDIFIGVNAVDYSGYPDCRPEFIQAFQRLADLATKAGAEGEHVTIHTPLITLSKAEIIRKGASLGVDYKETVSCYSADEEGRACGLCDACRLRKAGFAAAGIEDPTRYQN, encoded by the coding sequence ATGCCCAAAAAAGCCGTCATCCTTCTATCGGGAGGACTGGACTCCATCACCACGCTCGCGCTGGCCAAAAGTCAGGGCTATCTGTGCCATGCGCTCAGTTTCAATTACGGACAACGGCACAACGCCGAACTGATTGCCGCCCGGAAAATAGCGGCCGCTTATCAAGTGGCGGAACATAAAATCATCCATCTCGGCCTCGATTCGATCGGAGGATCGGCGCTGACCGACGAGACGATCGCGGTCCCCACCTCCCCCCAGGACGGCATTCCTGCCACCTATGTTCCGGCCAGAAATACGATTTTTCTGTCTTTTGCTCTGGGATGGGCGGAGGTTTTACAGGCTCGCGACATTTTTATCGGGGTGAATGCGGTCGATTATTCCGGCTATCCCGATTGCCGGCCCGAATTCATTCAGGCCTTTCAGCGGCTTGCCGATCTGGCGACCAAAGCCGGCGCCGAAGGTGAACACGTCACGATCCATACGCCGCTGATTACGTTGAGCAAGGCCGAAATAATCCGGAAAGGCGCCTCACTTGGCGTCGATTACAAAGAGACGGTATCCTGTTATTCGGCCGATGAAGAAGGCCGTGCCTGCGGCTTGTGCGATGCCTGCCGTTTGAGGAAAGCCGGTTTTGCCGCAGCCGGGATTGAAGACCCGACACGCTATCAAAATTGA
- the queE gene encoding 7-carboxy-7-deazaguanine synthase QueE, whose amino-acid sequence MSSLRITEIFHSLQGESDTVGLPTVFIRLTGCPLRCVYCDTEYAFTGGKKMPIAAILDEVKHYGTPYVTVTGGEPLAQPSCIDLMNELLKEGYRVSLETSGAMDVAKVDPRVIKVMDLKTPSSGELSRNLYRNIDHLTPRDQVKFVIGNDEDYDWSKATLTAYQLPERCQILFSPVMGQQNPTRLAEKILKDRLPVRFQIQLHKILWNDARGR is encoded by the coding sequence GTGAGCTCTCTTCGTATTACCGAAATTTTCCATTCGCTCCAGGGTGAATCGGATACGGTAGGACTTCCTACCGTATTTATCCGCCTGACCGGCTGCCCTTTGCGATGCGTTTATTGCGATACCGAGTACGCATTTACCGGCGGCAAGAAAATGCCGATCGCGGCGATTCTGGATGAAGTAAAACATTACGGCACTCCGTACGTCACCGTGACCGGCGGCGAGCCCCTGGCGCAGCCGTCCTGCATCGACTTGATGAACGAACTGCTGAAGGAAGGCTATCGCGTTTCTCTGGAAACCAGCGGTGCCATGGACGTCGCCAAGGTCGATCCGCGCGTGATCAAGGTCATGGATCTTAAAACGCCGAGTTCGGGCGAATTGAGCAGGAATTTATACCGGAACATCGACCATCTCACGCCCAGAGATCAGGTGAAATTCGTTATCGGCAACGATGAAGATTACGACTGGTCGAAAGCCACATTAACCGCATACCAACTGCCAGAGCGTTGCCAGATATTGTTCTCTCCGGTCATGGGGCAACAAAATCCAACCCGGCTTGCGGAAAAAATTCTTAAGGACCGCTTGCCCGTCCGCTTTCAAATACAACTGCACAAAATTCTCTGGAACGATGCCCGAGGCAGATAA
- the ybgF gene encoding tol-pal system protein YbgF has translation MPSHALPPVVNTAGGYPQQAPAAANAPKTAPSNTMYEILNRLEQLQSEVQTLTGKVEEQAYQNAELKKRLSTMYSDFDERMQNVENKLEGAPSADAENPATSESAEDNPPASENKDSPEEAPAAEAQPAESGGQAADKAQAPAAPAPAQAPAVPENENQEYREAYDALRNGRTKQSIEVFNAFLNNHPSSQLAGNAQYWLGEAHRVNQDADSARKAFHKVIENYPDSAKVPDALLKLGYVEFDLNNMAKAREYLTQVTANYPNTAAARLASKKLLLVKDAKP, from the coding sequence ATGCCGTCGCATGCATTGCCTCCGGTCGTCAATACGGCGGGAGGCTATCCCCAGCAGGCACCTGCGGCAGCCAATGCCCCAAAAACCGCTCCAAGCAATACGATGTATGAAATCCTGAACCGACTGGAGCAGTTGCAAAGTGAAGTGCAAACCCTGACCGGCAAGGTTGAAGAGCAGGCTTATCAAAACGCCGAGCTGAAAAAACGCCTGAGCACGATGTATTCCGATTTTGACGAACGCATGCAGAACGTCGAAAACAAACTGGAAGGCGCCCCTTCTGCCGACGCAGAAAATCCGGCGACATCGGAAAGCGCAGAGGACAATCCGCCGGCGTCGGAAAATAAGGACTCTCCGGAAGAAGCGCCGGCCGCCGAAGCGCAGCCGGCCGAATCCGGAGGGCAAGCGGCCGATAAAGCTCAGGCTCCGGCCGCTCCTGCACCGGCCCAGGCGCCGGCCGTCCCCGAGAATGAAAATCAGGAATATCGTGAGGCCTACGATGCGCTGCGCAACGGCCGAACCAAGCAATCGATCGAGGTCTTCAACGCCTTTTTAAACAACCATCCGTCGAGCCAACTGGCGGGCAATGCCCAATACTGGCTCGGAGAAGCCCATCGGGTCAATCAGGATGCCGATTCCGCGCGCAAGGCGTTCCACAAGGTGATCGAGAACTATCCCGACAGCGCCAAAGTCCCGGACGCCTTGCTCAAGCTCGGCTACGTCGAATTCGACTTGAACAACATGGCTAAGGCACGCGAGTATCTGACCCAGGTGACGGCGAATTATCCTAATACGGCTGCGGCTCGCCTGGCTTCCAAAAAGCTGCTGCTGGTCAAGGACGCCAAGCCCTGA
- the pal gene encoding peptidoglycan-associated lipoprotein Pal, whose protein sequence is MQLNKTLLVLAISAVFLSACSDDAADTSLTDGTQTSASGINDASTSGLNGAGGMSGSQFGGAGGAYGSGQYGGKGGLGPEFSDPNNPLSKQTIYFMLDSSQVQPDFIPVINAHSQYLAANPNQRISVEGHCDERGSREYNIALGEQRAKAVANMMKSQGVSDSQIDIVSYGEEKPAAFGSDEASWELNRRAELVYK, encoded by the coding sequence ATGCAATTAAACAAAACGTTGTTAGTATTGGCGATCAGTGCCGTATTTTTGTCGGCTTGCAGCGATGACGCAGCCGATACCAGTTTGACGGACGGCACTCAAACGAGCGCAAGCGGCATCAACGACGCTTCGACCAGCGGCCTGAACGGCGCCGGCGGCATGTCGGGTTCCCAATTCGGCGGCGCCGGCGGCGCCTACGGATCGGGCCAATACGGCGGCAAAGGGGGATTGGGGCCTGAATTCAGCGATCCGAACAACCCTCTGTCGAAGCAGACCATTTATTTCATGCTCGACAGCAGTCAGGTTCAACCCGATTTCATACCGGTGATCAATGCTCATTCCCAATACCTGGCCGCCAATCCCAACCAGCGCATCAGCGTGGAAGGTCATTGTGACGAGCGAGGTTCGCGCGAATACAACATTGCTCTCGGCGAACAACGCGCCAAGGCCGTCGCCAACATGATGAAATCCCAGGGTGTGTCCGACAGCCAGATCGACATCGTCAGCTACGGCGAAGAAAAACCCGCCGCTTTCGGCAGCGATGAAGCCTCGTGGGAACTCAATCGCCGCGCCGAATTGGTATACAAGTAA